In Methanobacterium sp., a single window of DNA contains:
- a CDS encoding bifunctional precorrin-2 dehydrogenase/sirohydrochlorin ferrochelatase, which yields MGWIPLFLQMDGKNVLVVGAGEVGSRRAHKFLEAGANVIIIERKFPEDLIELGATFKPLDEIEEWMEWSDIVIVATGDRELNEKVAKLASHKLLNRADNPEEGNLIVPSSFFIGDVQLCISTGGKSPLMARKLRKKIQKVIKREDILQLELQSFTRNILKEKIFEQKKRRDYLYEILNDKNIGELLREGNLEGAKEYVKQYLNFK from the coding sequence ATGGGATGGATTCCTCTTTTCCTGCAGATGGATGGAAAAAATGTTTTGGTTGTGGGTGCAGGGGAAGTTGGAAGCCGAAGAGCACATAAATTTCTTGAAGCAGGTGCTAATGTTATAATAATTGAGAGAAAATTTCCAGAAGATTTAATTGAGCTTGGAGCTACCTTCAAACCCTTAGATGAAATTGAAGAATGGATGGAATGGTCTGACATTGTGATTGTAGCCACTGGAGACCGTGAATTAAATGAAAAAGTGGCTAAATTAGCTTCCCATAAACTTTTAAACCGTGCTGATAACCCTGAAGAAGGAAATTTAATTGTTCCATCTTCCTTTTTTATAGGAGACGTGCAGCTATGTATATCTACTGGTGGAAAAAGCCCTCTTATGGCCCGAAAGTTAAGAAAAAAAATACAAAAAGTAATAAAAAGGGAAGATATATTACAGCTTGAACTTCAAAGTTTCACCAGAAATATTCTAAAAGAAAAGATTTTTGAGCAGAAAAAACGTAGAGATTATCTATATGAAATACTGAATGATAAAAATATAGGCGAATTATTAAGGGAAGGAAATCTGGAAGGCGCTAAAGAATATGTAAAACAGTATCTAAACTTTAAATAA
- the hdrC gene encoding ferredoxin:CoB-CoM heterodisulfide reductase subunit HdrC yields the protein MKTLKIGENTLQLAEIIINDLKASEDLGILKCIQCGMCTSICPAARHTDYDPRKMVKRALDNDESLILDDIIWNCFYCYTCHSVCPVNNSACEINQILRQKAIDEGKGKSKVAPFSAYGDSFLEFGLGAVHSDFFNDLVKDYGKEWLELKVNLEDIRKELGLGHILLQEKDINDINEILEKTGFKKRLEIIRQGVDEENTR from the coding sequence ATGAAAACTCTTAAAATAGGTGAAAATACCCTTCAGCTTGCAGAAATAATTATTAATGACCTAAAAGCATCAGAAGATCTTGGAATTCTTAAATGCATCCAGTGTGGTATGTGTACATCTATCTGTCCTGCAGCAAGGCACACAGATTACGATCCAAGGAAAATGGTTAAAAGAGCACTGGATAATGATGAAAGCTTAATTTTAGATGATATAATCTGGAACTGTTTTTACTGCTACACCTGCCACAGTGTATGCCCTGTAAACAACAGTGCCTGTGAAATAAATCAAATACTAAGGCAAAAAGCAATTGATGAAGGTAAAGGAAAATCTAAAGTAGCTCCGTTTTCGGCGTACGGAGATAGTTTCCTTGAATTCGGGCTTGGAGCAGTGCACAGTGATTTTTTCAATGATCTGGTGAAGGATTATGGAAAAGAATGGCTGGAATTAAAGGTTAATTTAGAGGATATAAGGAAAGAATTAGGTCTTGGACATATATTACTACAAGAAAAGGATATAAATGATATTAATGAGATTTTAGAGAAAACAGGATTCAAAAAAAGGTTAGAAATAATAAGGCAGGGTGTGGATGAAGAAAATACCAGATAA
- a CDS encoding GMC family oxidoreductase N-terminal domain-containing protein translates to MTFDVAVIGTGAGGATVARELSKKGLKILILEKGKHHETGTSVDHIKNIPIDLKMDLENKIKQKYDFLKFPAELMYIEEVGGTTSVSLANACYACSTCYVNSATAQFKIHDMDLFEELIDASADLKVSPFPADLMGPATRKIVEAGENLGFFMEPMPKFIDFSKCDGCGLCIQGCKPGAKWDAMVFVNEAIANGATLISDFSVTRILHNNGEVTGVEGVSGDKTKFDVKKVILAAGALNTPGILKNSGIKENVGEGLFFDLFITVGGFLKGAGLNKEIPMGVKSESGPYFLSPHFSSQLVSLLENKGFNADSDDVVGIMVKIADEANGKINDDKSIEKILTKRDIDLLIEGYEKSVQLLVEAGVDPQSIVSTPVRGAHPGGTAAIGKVVDNNFETKIKGLFIVDASVIPQAPGRPPILTITALAKRLAKIIEKRMVNRTPITA, encoded by the coding sequence ATGACTTTTGACGTTGCAGTTATTGGAACAGGGGCTGGAGGCGCCACAGTAGCAAGGGAATTATCAAAAAAGGGACTTAAAATCCTGATTTTAGAGAAAGGAAAACACCATGAAACAGGAACATCAGTAGATCATATCAAAAATATTCCTATAGATTTAAAAATGGATTTGGAGAATAAAATTAAACAAAAATACGATTTTCTCAAGTTTCCTGCAGAATTAATGTATATTGAAGAGGTAGGTGGAACAACTTCAGTTTCTCTTGCAAATGCATGTTATGCCTGCAGCACATGTTATGTAAATTCTGCAACAGCACAGTTTAAAATCCATGATATGGATCTCTTTGAGGAACTTATAGATGCAAGTGCAGATTTAAAAGTTAGTCCATTTCCCGCAGATTTAATGGGACCTGCCACACGCAAAATAGTAGAGGCAGGAGAAAACCTCGGATTTTTCATGGAGCCTATGCCCAAATTCATTGATTTTTCTAAATGTGACGGGTGTGGGTTATGCATTCAGGGCTGTAAACCTGGTGCAAAATGGGATGCCATGGTGTTTGTAAATGAAGCCATAGCTAATGGAGCAACACTTATTTCTGATTTCTCTGTTACAAGGATTCTCCACAATAATGGAGAAGTTACAGGAGTAGAGGGCGTATCTGGAGACAAAACAAAATTTGATGTGAAAAAAGTTATACTTGCTGCAGGGGCTTTAAATACACCGGGAATTTTAAAAAATTCTGGAATTAAAGAAAATGTGGGCGAAGGATTATTCTTTGATCTTTTTATAACTGTGGGGGGATTTTTGAAAGGTGCAGGGCTCAATAAAGAAATTCCCATGGGAGTTAAATCTGAATCTGGCCCATATTTTTTATCACCGCATTTTTCCAGTCAACTTGTATCTCTTTTGGAAAATAAAGGATTTAATGCAGATTCAGATGATGTAGTAGGCATAATGGTTAAAATAGCTGATGAAGCTAATGGAAAGATCAATGATGATAAATCCATTGAAAAGATCCTTACTAAAAGAGATATTGACTTATTAATAGAAGGATATGAAAAAAGTGTTCAGTTACTCGTTGAAGCTGGTGTAGACCCACAATCCATAGTTTCAACACCAGTAAGAGGAGCACATCCTGGGGGAACAGCTGCAATTGGTAAAGTAGTTGATAATAACTTTGAAACAAAGATTAAAGGGCTTTTTATTGTAGATGCCAGTGTAATCCCTCAAGCACCAGGCAGGCCTCCAATATTAACAATAACAGCATTAGCTAAGAGGCTTGCTAAAATCATCGAAAAAAGAATGGTAAATAGAACCCCTATAACCGCCTGA
- the hdrB gene encoding ferredoxin:CoB-CoM heterodisulfide reductase subunit HdrB, whose translation MKKIPDKEILLFKSCLVNVEYPGVESSTRFLFDKLGIEYITSEKQSCCTGLGHYTDLFDQLSTSALAARNFAIARKEGHKNLATLCATCYAILKKSANILNKKNDVRGRINKIFEDSNIPDLTYNVEDMDSRDNIFHVAEILFNKVREIEGLVEIDLSGFRVASHHACHYCKVHHNDTIGNVRDPMLIETLAKACGVETLEWYDHKTSTCGNGFRQRYMNRDLSFSVTSEKLMSLKENKVDILLHMCPNCQMQFDRNQKVIGESLGVEFNIVCFNISQFLALALGADPYRVVGVQTHTVPIEPILDEIKPLEVK comes from the coding sequence ATGAAGAAAATACCAGATAAAGAAATTTTACTCTTTAAAAGCTGCCTTGTAAATGTTGAATACCCGGGCGTTGAATCATCGACCAGATTTTTGTTTGATAAACTGGGAATTGAATACATTACAAGTGAAAAACAGTCTTGCTGCACTGGTTTAGGGCATTATACTGATCTATTTGACCAGCTTTCAACTTCTGCACTTGCAGCAAGGAATTTTGCAATTGCAAGAAAAGAAGGTCATAAAAATTTAGCCACGCTGTGCGCTACATGTTATGCTATACTTAAAAAATCAGCAAATATCTTAAATAAAAAGAACGATGTTAGAGGTAGGATAAATAAGATTTTTGAAGATTCAAATATCCCTGATTTAACATACAATGTGGAAGACATGGATTCAAGGGATAATATTTTTCACGTTGCTGAAATTCTGTTTAATAAGGTCAGAGAAATTGAAGGTCTTGTTGAAATAGATCTATCAGGATTTAGAGTAGCTTCTCATCATGCCTGTCATTACTGTAAAGTGCACCATAATGACACAATTGGAAATGTAAGAGATCCTATGCTTATTGAGACTCTTGCAAAGGCGTGCGGTGTTGAAACTCTAGAGTGGTATGATCATAAAACAAGTACATGTGGTAATGGTTTCAGGCAGCGTTACATGAACAGAGACCTGTCATTTTCAGTAACTTCTGAAAAATTAATGAGTTTAAAGGAGAATAAAGTTGATATATTACTTCACATGTGTCCAAATTGCCAGATGCAGTTTGATAGAAACCAGAAAGTAATTGGAGAGTCACTTGGAGTTGAGTTTAATATAGTATGCTTTAATATTTCCCAGTTTTTAGCGCTTGCACTTGGAGCTGACCCTTACAGGGTAGTGGGAGTTCAAACACATACAGTTCCTATAGAGCCTATTTTAGATGAAATAAAACCTCTTGAGGTAAAATAG
- the hemA gene encoding glutamyl-tRNA reductase: protein MILNIRIDHKTADICTIEKYTRQMEELFLKIKKECIVDEYIQIKTCNRAELYIVLENIDPDDLDFNARRKIPQNQRFWGFRKSKIFDAPEILRISEGRKHAVFAGSDFSGNQKPLVFDSFVVETDDDALKHLLKLACGLESMIIGEDQILGQIKDARKKSISTGSCGQILDTIFTKAIHVGQSVRKKTGINKGSISIGSAAVELAESVHGDLKCKKVLVIGAGKMGTLVARALAEKHLKAIVVANRTYDRATRLAKELGGLAIHFDRLDEAMSDADVIISATGAPHSILDLNKVKNAVPPENLQKLVMVDIANPRDIEEDVKELGIKLFNIDDLRGIADKNRKMRESEACEAQKIIDEEILLLKRALKRLEVETLISNIRYSAEKIRIQETEKAFKMLGDMNGREKIIEDLTQVVVDKIFSDIIRNIKTAAENDDKKLIETAECLFAGEKGK from the coding sequence GTGATTCTGAATATAAGAATCGACCATAAAACAGCAGATATTTGCACAATTGAAAAATATACTCGTCAAATGGAAGAACTCTTTTTGAAGATAAAGAAGGAGTGTATTGTAGATGAATATATTCAGATAAAAACATGCAATCGTGCTGAGCTTTATATTGTTCTTGAAAACATTGATCCTGATGATCTTGATTTTAATGCCCGTCGAAAAATCCCACAAAATCAAAGATTTTGGGGCTTCCGAAAATCAAAGATTTTCGATGCCCCGGAAATTCTACGAATTTCCGAGGGCCGCAAACACGCAGTGTTTGCCGGCTCTGATTTTTCGGGCAATCAAAAACCTTTGGTTTTTGATAGTTTTGTGGTTGAGACCGATGATGATGCCCTAAAACATCTTTTAAAATTAGCATGCGGTTTAGAATCCATGATAATAGGTGAAGATCAGATATTAGGGCAGATAAAAGATGCCAGAAAAAAAAGTATTTCTACAGGATCTTGCGGTCAAATTTTAGACACTATTTTTACTAAAGCCATTCATGTAGGTCAGTCTGTAAGAAAAAAAACAGGTATTAATAAGGGATCTATTTCTATTGGCTCAGCAGCAGTTGAACTTGCAGAATCAGTTCACGGAGATTTGAAATGCAAAAAAGTCCTGGTTATTGGCGCTGGAAAAATGGGAACCCTTGTTGCCAGGGCACTTGCAGAAAAACATCTTAAAGCAATTGTAGTTGCAAACAGGACTTATGATCGAGCAACACGTCTTGCAAAGGAACTTGGCGGTTTAGCAATACACTTTGATAGGCTTGATGAAGCTATGAGTGATGCAGATGTTATTATAAGTGCTACAGGGGCACCTCACTCTATTTTAGATCTTAATAAGGTTAAAAATGCAGTTCCGCCTGAAAATCTCCAGAAACTGGTGATGGTTGATATTGCAAACCCCCGGGACATTGAGGAAGATGTTAAAGAACTGGGTATTAAACTATTTAATATCGATGATTTAAGGGGAATAGCGGATAAAAACAGGAAGATGAGGGAATCTGAAGCATGTGAGGCTCAAAAAATTATTGATGAAGAGATCTTACTTTTAAAAAGGGCTTTAAAACGCCTTGAAGTTGAAACCCTTATTTCTAATATAAGGTACAGTGCAGAGAAAATAAGAATTCAGGAAACAGAAAAGGCATTTAAGATGCTGGGGGATATGAACGGTAGAGAAAAAATTATTGAAGACCTTACACAGGTCGTGGTTGATAAGATTTTCTCAGATATTATAAGGAACATTAAAACTGCAGCAGAAAATGATGATAAAAAATTAATTGAAACTGCAGAATGCCTTTTTGCAGGGGAGAAGGGTAAATAA
- a CDS encoding ThiF family adenylyltransferase — MENRYSRQTILQNIGEEGQRKLKKSHVLIVGCGALGTVAANNLARTGTGKISILDRDFVELNNLQRQILFDEDDVGEPKAIAATRKLRSINSDIEIVPLVKDLNHTNIEEIIKDVDLVLDGTDNIQTRMLINDVCVREKIPWIYTGAIGTSGMTMNILPGAACIRCLYPSIPKPGSLPTCDTMGVLNTITVIMSSMASTEAIKILLGEVKPENGQDSNLIVYDAWNHSFDEILVRKNEECACCVDGSFDYLDAEKREVITSLCGRNAVQITPANPKEIELPGLASKLEHLGSVKCADFILLFKASNCEISVFRDGRAIIKGINNENAAKSIYARYIGN, encoded by the coding sequence ATGGAAAACAGATACTCAAGACAGACAATATTACAAAACATTGGAGAAGAAGGCCAGAGAAAACTCAAAAAAAGCCATGTTCTTATAGTAGGATGTGGAGCACTGGGAACAGTAGCAGCAAACAACCTTGCGCGTACTGGAACTGGTAAAATATCAATTTTAGACAGGGACTTTGTAGAATTGAATAATTTACAAAGACAGATACTGTTTGATGAAGATGACGTGGGAGAACCAAAGGCAATAGCCGCAACCCGGAAATTGAGGTCAATTAATTCAGATATAGAAATAGTGCCGTTAGTTAAGGATTTAAACCATACAAATATTGAAGAGATAATTAAGGACGTGGATCTGGTTCTTGACGGGACAGACAACATCCAGACAAGAATGCTTATTAACGATGTCTGTGTCAGGGAAAAAATTCCATGGATTTATACAGGAGCCATAGGAACATCTGGAATGACCATGAACATCCTTCCAGGTGCAGCGTGTATTCGATGTCTTTATCCAAGTATCCCAAAACCAGGTTCACTACCAACATGTGATACAATGGGTGTATTAAACACTATAACAGTAATCATGAGCTCAATGGCCAGTACAGAAGCAATAAAAATACTTCTTGGGGAAGTAAAGCCTGAAAATGGACAGGACAGTAACCTTATAGTATATGATGCATGGAACCATTCATTCGATGAAATACTTGTCAGAAAAAATGAAGAATGTGCATGCTGCGTGGATGGAAGCTTTGATTATTTAGATGCAGAAAAAAGGGAAGTTATAACCTCCCTTTGCGGTCGAAATGCCGTCCAAATAACTCCTGCAAATCCAAAAGAGATAGAACTACCTGGACTGGCTTCTAAACTTGAACATTTAGGCAGCGTCAAATGTGCAGATTTTATACTGCTTTTTAAGGCTTCAAACTGTGAAATATCAGTATTTAGAGATGGAAGAGCCATAATTAAAGGAATAAATAATGAAAATGCGGCAAAATCTATTTATGCAAGATATATCGGCAATTAA
- a CDS encoding ATP-binding cassette domain-containing protein, whose protein sequence is MTESGPLGRGRIKPYLGILHQEYSLYPHRSVLGNLTEAISLELPAEFARIKAVYVLKAVGFDEKYALNLLSKYPDELSGGERHRVALAQVLIKEPNIIILDEPTGTMDPITRVQVTDSIRKARDELSQTFLIISHDMDFVLDVCDRAALMRGGRILKTGDPQSIVGDLTPAEKQKMLTDE, encoded by the coding sequence ACATGACCGAATCTGGCCCATTAGGAAGAGGAAGAATTAAACCTTATTTAGGGATTCTTCACCAGGAATACAGCCTTTATCCTCATAGATCTGTTTTAGGAAATCTTACTGAGGCCATAAGCTTGGAACTACCTGCAGAATTTGCAAGGATAAAAGCAGTATATGTACTTAAAGCAGTTGGTTTTGATGAAAAATATGCTTTAAATCTTTTAAGTAAATATCCTGATGAATTAAGCGGTGGAGAACGCCATAGAGTTGCTTTAGCACAGGTTTTAATAAAAGAGCCTAATATTATCATTCTTGATGAACCTACAGGAACAATGGACCCGATTACAAGGGTCCAGGTAACAGATTCCATTAGAAAGGCGAGAGATGAATTAAGTCAAACTTTTCTGATTATATCACACGATATGGACTTTGTGCTTGATGTCTGTGATAGGGCAGCGCTTATGAGGGGTGGAAGAATCCTTAAAACAGGAGATCCACAGTCCATAGTGGGAGATTTGACACCAGCTGAAAAGCAGAAAATGCTTACAGACGAATAA
- a CDS encoding methanogenesis marker 9 domain-containing protein — MVWEDSPSHVCRGGDKRALTFCCPPVKPCPIIYALEEVNMSSNEYIVKKEEFGRKTRLGQGEGTCFGSMVWCCKPSKPCPLRDMVMRKIGMSVEEYMELKKQLSEELVGVSESSKEEVKALADAFDVPEEEAVSVLQECGNDLRMAAKILKMKDLEMQE; from the coding sequence ATGGTATGGGAAGATTCACCATCACACGTATGCAGGGGAGGAGACAAAAGAGCTTTAACCTTTTGTTGTCCACCAGTTAAACCCTGTCCAATTATATATGCTCTTGAAGAAGTAAATATGAGCTCAAATGAGTACATAGTAAAAAAAGAGGAATTTGGTAGGAAAACAAGGTTAGGTCAAGGGGAAGGGACCTGTTTTGGGTCGATGGTCTGGTGCTGTAAACCTTCAAAACCATGCCCTCTAAGAGACATGGTAATGAGAAAAATCGGCATGAGCGTTGAAGAATACATGGAGCTTAAAAAACAACTTTCTGAAGAACTTGTAGGAGTATCTGAATCCTCAAAAGAAGAAGTAAAGGCCCTTGCTGATGCATTTGATGTTCCTGAAGAGGAAGCTGTCAGTGTTCTTCAAGAGTGTGGAAACGATTTAAGAATGGCTGCAAAAATTCTCAAGATGAAAGATCTTGAAATGCAGGAATAA